The proteins below come from a single Corynebacterium cystitidis genomic window:
- a CDS encoding ABC transporter ATP-binding protein has protein sequence MNDIQLETDSDLMIDFRGVELRRGGRTLVGPVDWQVELDERWVIIGPNGAGKTSLIRMAGAEVQPSAGTAFVLGEQIGRTDLRDLRASIGVASSSISERVPGTEKVGDLVVSAGYSILGRWREQYDEMDYAQAAEKLEQLGALHLLEREWGTLSDGERKRVMIARAIMTDPELLIFDEPGAGMDLGGREDLVAYLGDLALDADAPAIVMITHHVEEIPYGFTHAMLLDEGNVVAQGLIDDVLTSNNLTAAYHQPIQLDQVDGRYFARRSRRGGAHRA, from the coding sequence ATGAATGACATCCAGCTGGAAACTGATTCCGATTTGATGATCGATTTTCGCGGTGTGGAGCTTCGCCGTGGCGGTCGTACTCTTGTTGGCCCCGTTGACTGGCAGGTGGAACTTGATGAGCGCTGGGTGATCATCGGCCCCAACGGGGCGGGCAAAACAAGCCTGATCCGAATGGCAGGAGCAGAAGTACAACCATCAGCTGGCACCGCTTTCGTACTGGGTGAGCAGATTGGTCGTACCGACTTGCGTGACCTCCGCGCCTCCATCGGCGTGGCCTCCTCGTCGATCAGCGAGCGCGTGCCAGGTACCGAGAAAGTCGGCGACCTAGTCGTCTCGGCAGGCTACTCGATCTTGGGCCGCTGGCGCGAGCAATACGACGAGATGGATTATGCGCAGGCCGCGGAAAAACTAGAACAGCTCGGTGCGCTGCACCTGCTGGAGCGTGAATGGGGCACGCTTTCCGACGGTGAGCGCAAACGCGTGATGATTGCACGCGCAATTATGACAGACCCTGAGCTGCTCATCTTCGACGAGCCCGGTGCCGGAATGGACTTAGGCGGACGCGAAGATCTAGTGGCCTACTTGGGTGACCTAGCACTCGACGCAGACGCGCCCGCGATCGTGATGATCACCCACCACGTCGAAGAGATCCCGTACGGTTTCACCCACGCCATGTTGCTGGATGAAGGTAACGTGGTGGCTCAAGGACTCATCGACGACGTGCTGACAAGTAACAACCTGACTGCTGCCTACCACCAACCAATCCAGTTAGACCAGGTGGACGGTCGGTACTTCGCACGGCGCTCGCGTCGAGGAGGAGCACACAGGGCTTAG
- a CDS encoding maltotransferase domain-containing protein: MTGRLGIDDVRPQISGRTLPAKAVVGEVVPISALVWREGHDAVAATAEITPPQEERFSIHMQQETYRPDNVHAVFVPDTEGLWRFRIDAWSDPMATWRNAVTKKLNAGQSADELANDLHHGVELFERAAEQAPKADREVLLGVARTINDDTLPIDQRVNAGLTDEVREILDEYPLRELVTRGPICEIAVERREALVNSWYELFPRSTGGWDADGNPVHGTFETTAAALDRVAKMGFDTVYFPPIHPIGEINRKGKNNTLTAVDGDVGSPWAIGSKAGGHDAVHPELGTEKDFVRLVKRAEELGLEIALDLALQAAPDHPWARDHREFFTELADGTIAYAENPPKKYQDIYPINFDNDPKGIYNEVYRVVMHWVNLGVTTFRVDNPHTKPVNFWQWLIDRVHETNPEVIFLAEAFTRPARMFGLAKIGFSQSYTYFTWKTSKEDLTDFALMVSGLADVSRPNLFVNTPDILHESLQKGGRAMFAIRAALAATMSPLWGVYSGYELYEHVPVHEGSEEYLDSEKYELRPRDFQTALDNGDSLEPYITQLNHIRRENPALQQLRNIHFHDIENPNLIAYSKVDAVTGNAVLVVVNLDSYGGQEGMINVDMEAIGLRHGDTFKVHDAVSGAEYIWGDRNFVRLEPLKDVAHIFILPDVLPERREKLAWREIPEHDYRP, translated from the coding sequence ATGACTGGACGACTTGGGATCGATGATGTAAGGCCACAGATTTCCGGCCGCACCCTACCGGCAAAGGCGGTAGTCGGCGAAGTAGTGCCGATCTCCGCGTTAGTTTGGCGCGAAGGCCATGACGCAGTCGCAGCCACTGCCGAAATCACCCCGCCGCAGGAGGAACGCTTCTCGATCCATATGCAGCAGGAGACCTACCGTCCAGATAACGTCCACGCCGTCTTCGTACCCGATACTGAGGGCTTGTGGCGTTTCCGCATTGACGCATGGTCTGACCCGATGGCTACGTGGCGCAACGCGGTGACCAAGAAGCTAAACGCCGGTCAGAGCGCAGACGAGCTGGCGAATGACCTGCACCATGGCGTCGAGCTATTCGAACGGGCAGCAGAGCAAGCCCCGAAGGCTGACCGCGAGGTGCTGCTTGGTGTGGCGCGCACGATTAACGACGACACCCTCCCGATCGACCAGCGCGTCAACGCAGGTTTGACTGATGAAGTTCGCGAAATCCTCGATGAGTACCCACTGCGTGAGCTGGTGACCCGCGGCCCCATCTGTGAAATCGCAGTCGAGCGTCGTGAAGCATTGGTGAACTCCTGGTACGAGCTCTTCCCTCGCTCTACCGGCGGGTGGGACGCAGACGGCAACCCTGTCCACGGCACGTTCGAGACCACCGCGGCAGCACTTGATCGCGTGGCGAAGATGGGATTCGACACCGTCTATTTCCCGCCGATTCACCCCATCGGTGAAATCAACCGGAAGGGCAAGAACAACACGTTGACCGCCGTCGACGGTGACGTGGGCTCGCCCTGGGCCATTGGTTCCAAGGCTGGTGGACATGATGCCGTCCACCCTGAGCTCGGCACCGAAAAAGACTTCGTGCGCCTAGTCAAGCGAGCCGAAGAACTCGGCCTTGAAATTGCGCTCGACCTCGCATTGCAGGCTGCACCAGATCATCCTTGGGCTCGCGATCACCGCGAGTTCTTCACTGAGCTTGCCGACGGCACTATCGCCTACGCCGAGAACCCGCCGAAGAAGTACCAAGATATCTACCCAATCAACTTCGATAACGATCCGAAGGGTATTTACAACGAGGTGTACCGCGTTGTCATGCACTGGGTGAATTTGGGTGTGACCACCTTCCGGGTGGATAACCCACACACCAAGCCGGTGAATTTCTGGCAGTGGCTGATTGACCGCGTGCACGAAACCAATCCGGAGGTCATTTTCCTCGCTGAAGCATTTACCCGCCCGGCTCGCATGTTCGGCTTGGCAAAGATTGGATTCTCGCAGTCCTACACCTACTTCACCTGGAAGACCTCAAAGGAGGATCTCACTGACTTTGCGTTGATGGTCTCTGGTCTTGCCGATGTGTCGCGGCCGAACTTGTTCGTAAACACCCCAGATATCCTCCACGAATCACTCCAGAAGGGAGGCCGCGCGATGTTCGCCATCCGGGCAGCGCTGGCGGCCACAATGAGCCCGCTATGGGGCGTGTATTCCGGTTATGAACTCTACGAACATGTGCCGGTCCACGAAGGCAGCGAGGAGTATCTGGACTCTGAGAAGTATGAGCTGCGCCCGCGCGACTTCCAGACTGCGCTGGACAACGGTGACTCGTTGGAGCCGTACATCACCCAGCTCAATCACATTCGGCGTGAAAATCCTGCGCTGCAGCAGCTGCGCAATATTCACTTCCACGACATCGAGAACCCGAATCTGATCGCCTACTCGAAGGTAGATGCAGTAACTGGCAACGCTGTCTTGGTCGTGGTGAACCTGGATTCTTACGGTGGGCAGGAAGGCATGATCAATGTGGACATGGAGGCGATCGGCTTGCGCCACGGTGACACCTTCAAGGTCCACGATGCCGTCAGCGGTGCTGAATACATCTGGGGAGATCGGAACTTTGTGCGCCTCGAGCCGTTGAAGGACGTCGCCCACATCTTCATCTTGCCGGATGTTCTTCCGGAGCGCCGCGAGAAGCTCGCGTGGCGCGAAATTCCTGAGCACGACTATCGGCCATAG